In Xenopus laevis strain J_2021 chromosome 2S, Xenopus_laevis_v10.1, whole genome shotgun sequence, a genomic segment contains:
- the laptm5.S gene encoding lysosomal-associated transmembrane protein 5 isoform X2 encodes MNIFLLVEKTLDVKKKKDTYDPSAVVLSSYILLLNLFVISLLLSCGILMKRGHLVIPFLALQVLDLISSSLMLCSIYMEQTSNQVPQGVTIKDKLLDPLLQTPAQIVFDMCLNLLIQCSSFSVFPSYLKLEYFSSMNYFPKKNGSSRNYVMDLVIFNIMYISVLILKAIFIYHIWKVFVSLHHANTSKDEDAKKQQEISKVVLPSYEEAVRSATKCPFPYSTKGPTKQSFSATQPALC; translated from the exons CGGTGGTTCTTTCCAGTTACATTCTCTTGCTCAACCTATTTGTGATCAGCCTCTTGCTGTCATGTGGAATACTGATG AAACGTGGCCACTTGGTTATCCCATTTCTGGCTCTGCAGGTCTTGGACCTTATCAGCAGTTCATTGATGCTTTGCAGCATTTATATGGAACAGACTTCAAACCAAGTCCCTCAAGGAgtaacaataaaagataaattG TTAGATCCCTTGCTGCAAACTCCAGCACAAATAGTCTTTGACATGTGCCTCAATTTGCTGATTCAGTGCAGTTCCTTCTCTGTATTCCCATCTTACTTAAAGCTTGAGTATTTTAGCTCCATG AACTATTTTCCTAAGAAAAATGGATCTTCTCGGAATTACGTCATGGACCTGGTTATCTTCAACATCATGTACATTTCAGTCCTCATTTTAAAG GCAATTTTTATTTACCACATATGGAAAGTCTTTGTATCCCTTCATCATGCAAATACTTCCAAAGATGAAGATGCAAAAAAGCAGCAGGAAATCTCAAAG GTTGTGTTGCCCTCTTATGAGGAAGCAGTCAGATCAGCCACCAAATGCCCCTTTCCATACTCTACGAAAGGACCAACCAAGCAGTCTTTTTCAGCTACTCAACCAGCACTTTGCTAG
- the matn1.S gene encoding cartilage matrix protein: MRTSLCLLTTLLLCYHHAIHGASLQAQKGPNCRTRPTDILFIIDSSRSVRPSEFEQVKVFLSQVIESLDVGFNATRVGLVNYASTVKNEFSLKTHKAKAALLQAVKKVQPLSTGTMTGLAIQYAMNNAFTESEGARLKSPGINKVAIIVTDGRPQDAVKDISARARESGLEIYAIGVGRVDKNTLRQIASEPLDEHVDYVESYSLIEKLSKKFQEAFCVTADLCSTGDHDCEQICVSTPGSYTCACRDGFTLNEDGKTCNTCGASAVDLVFLIDGSKSVRPENFELVKQFINQIVESMDVGDARAHVGLVQYSSSVRQEFPLGRYSSKKDIKSAVKKMSYMERGTMTGQALQYLVDNSFAISSGGRPAVPKVGIVFTDGRSQDYINDAAVRAKELGYKMFAVGVGNAVEEELRMIASEPVAEHSFYTADFKAMKEIGKKLQMKICVEENPCECESIVKFQTKVEGLIQQLTKKIEAVSKKLAALENKITV, encoded by the exons ATGAGGACTTCTCTGTGTCTCCTGACCACTCTTCTCCTCTGCTATCACCATGCCATTCATGGAGCTTCTCTTCAAGCGCAGAAGG GACCCAATTGTAGAACCCGACCCACCGACATACTGTTCATCATAGACAGCTCACGTAGCGTTCGCCCCTCTGAATTTGAGCAAGTCAAGGTTTTCCTGTCCCAGGTCATCGAGTCGCTGGATGTCGGATTCAATGCAACCAGAGTGGGGTTAGTGAACTATGCCAGCACTGTGAAAAATGAATTTTCTCTCAAAACACACAAAGCAAAGGCAGCACTTCTTCAAGCTGTGAAAAAAGTTCAGCCACTCTCAACTGGCACAATGACAGGCCTTGCTATTCAATATGCTATGAACAATGCCTTCACAGAGTCTGAGGGGGCCCGATTAAAGTCACCTGGCATCAATAAG GTTGCAATCATTGTTACAGACGGCAGGCCCCAGGACGCTGTTAAAGATATCTCTGCACGGGCAAGAGAAAGTGGATTAGAAATATATGCTATCGGAGTAGGACGCGTTGATAAGAACACCCTGCGTCAGATTGCCAGCGAACCCCTAGATGAACATGTTGACTATGTGGAAAGTTACAGTTTGATTGAGAAGCTTAGCAAGAAATTTCAGGAAGCATTCTGTG TAACGGCTGACCTATGTTCTACTGGAGATCATGACTGCGAACAAATCTGTGTCAGCACCCCAGGTTCCTACACTTGTGCCTGTAGGGATGGTTTCACCCTAAATGAAGATGGCAAGACTTGCAACA CCTGTGGAGCTTCTGCTGTTGACTTGGTTTTCCTTATTGATGGCTCTAAGAGTGTACGTCCTGAGAATTTTGAACTCGTCAAGCAGTTCATCAACCAGATTGTGGAATCTATGGATGTAGGAGACGCTAGGGCTCATGTGGGCTTAGTGCAATATTCCAGTTCAGTAAGACAAGAGTTCCCCCTGGGCAGGTATAGCTCTAAAAAAGACATTAAATCTGCAGTAAAGAAAATGTCCTACATGGAAAGGGGTACCATGACAGGTCAGGCCCTGCAGTATCTTGTCGACAACAGCTTTGCCATCTCCAGCGGAGGTAGACCAGCTGTACCCAAAGTTGGCATTGTCTTTACTGATGGGCGGTCCCAGGATTACATCAATGATGCTGCTGTCAGAGCCAAGGAGCTGG GTTACAAGATGTTCGCTGTTGGTGTTGGCAATGCTGTGGAAGAAGAGCTCAGAATGATTGCTTCTGAACCCGTGGCTGAGCATTCCTTCTATACAGCTGATTTCAAGGCAATGAAGGAGATTGGCAAGAAGCTTCAGATGAAGATATGTGTGG AAGAAAACCCATGCGAGTGTGAGTCCATAGTCAAGTTCCAGACCAAGGTTGAAGGTCTCATCCAGCAACTAACAAAAAAGA TTGAAGCAGTATCCAAGAAACTCGCTGCTTTAGAGAACAAAATCACTGTGTGA